actttttaaaGACATTAACATGCGAAGGGGAATAAACCATAACAATTCTATAATAGCATCTAATGTATTGAAAACATTCATTCACgtaaaaaacataacaacaATCATAGAATTGTTGTAATAAAGTCGATGTCTAACCTGTTACTAACTGTACGTTTACATTACACTGCGAAAAAAGAAAGCtccaaaaataaatgtagatcaAAAAGacaatggacccgggtacgtccttaaactaagtccacaagagaggtatgggtattgtgaatatcatctcgcttagtgtggtaaggcacagcacagcggatgtcattctagatctagagcagagcccaactggggaagtacctccaccttacagaaaaccgcagccaaataacactagactctactcatagtgttgtgttcctgccggtgagtaaggttgccagagctcaaagaggggagggagggttgttagggtcggcaacgcgcatgtactcatctggagttgcaggcgtacataggctacagagactgcttaccatcaggcggcccgtatgcttccctcgttaagctctggcaaccttactcacccccTCACCTTGTTTAAGAAGAATTCCAGTGATGGGAGTATCCATGAGAACTAGAAGCGTTTGAAAATTGATAGGCCGCTGGATATTATTCGGTAATACATCGTATAACGAGCGGTTAAGTCTGTTGCAAGAAAAGAAATTGTGATCCGAAGTTCCTTCGTCAAAACAGCACTCGCATAAAGAGCTAATTTTTCCGAGGATTACAAGAGTGCAGACGTGACCCAATCGGAGACGGCAGAGTGTAGACGTAGCCTATttactagcagaatgaaaaCGGAAGAACCACGGTGTATGAGGTATAATTGGTTATATGATTCCATAGTGTTTTCCAACATGGCGTCCAGAAGAAACCCATAATTCTTGCCAATCGTCCCTCAAGTCACGGCGAGCTTTAATCATTAAGTCGGATGCAAAAACCATGTTGCGAGCAGTGTTGAGCAAAAATCAAttcgaataagaataagaataaaaacagaaattttattcttattccaacacaatggaataagaataaatccatcccttattattttaaaattacatgaaatggaataaatcatgcaatttttattttacaaggatTCTATTTCTTatcaaaagtttaaaaatatcttgctattatttttcaataaaaattagCATGCGAATTTATGCGTTATAGTAGATTAAAATTGTTTGCAAATTAAGTGGCAATTACACGCCTACTAAAGAGTCGTTAAGGCGATACGCAACAGACGGCGCGGAGCCAAGCATTTGTTTACATAAGAACATGTGATAACGAGCTATAGTTAGATGTTTTGGCTTATAAACTAATTCTTATTCGAAGTAATCATCTAGAAACCGCAGgagttttattgtaatattcaGGGGAGCTCTGGTCGTCTCCAGGAAGTGATGGATGTTGTTGATTCCGATGATCCACTGGAACAAAGGGTGGAATTAGgatattaaaatagtatatttcacAGTTAGCGCACTAAGGTAGTCATTATCTGGCCGGGGCAATATTTTTAGCACGAATCGTAGGAGGACATTTACGGGCCGAACGGATTTGTATGAACTACTCAATTTATTATATGAAAaaggttataatttataatattaataagttaGCATACCCATGTACACACTGTGGTTGAGCAAGATTGCTATATGGGATAGCAGGAACAATAGAATATTTTAATATCGTTTCTAAACCGCATggttttcaatattaaaatattgttacaatAGAGTAGGTACCGATAGCGTGGgcaatgtatattgttatttaaccACAAAAAGctaaagattattttaaaatacatatttcattcGTTTTCCTTGTTGCCAATTATCCTGGATAGCACCAATTTGAACCAGTTTTAAGGCAAACTTTATAAAGAACGCCGGcgttaatttctttatttttaaaaaccaaaTTGCAATAATGCGACAAAGATTGTTTGCGTTTTGTGCCAAATGCTGCAGAGGACTGTGAGTACAAATTTGTCTATACTTGAACTATTGGAACCTTAAGCTTTTTTAGATTCTAAAACTAGTCTTTGTTGTAGAGTTTTTCGTCGACTACAAAAAAGAAAGATAAAATCACTTTCTGATTTATCCAAAGAGGCAAAGAATCCAGATTTTGCTGTGAGGCGGAATACCATTTAGAGCAGAatcttcttttttattatttagataatgtactttttttttatgtacttcTAACTTAtgcttaaaataacaattatttccGCTATTAGCTATAAGCTCTTAGAAGCTAAATTGATTACTTAAGGTAGTACGTACGTGAAAGTCCTATTTcaagaaaattatgaattttttttaatcgaaagATAAGTATGTTAATAACTCATCACCAAAATTTCAGATCTATTTACCACACCGTTTTCgagtaattaatttttgaaattgcATCTTATACACGTAGAGGTATAGAGAGGTGGTAAAGTTAGTATGAAATCTTTCTTACCACTCGAGTGATATGCAACTAGATTTCACCTACGTGCGTTGTTATAAAACCGCCACTTCACGGCCTAAtgacaaaaatatctattttatcattacaatttaaatatttcattaaaaaaaattgttgacaGATTGACTGGATGGATGAAAAAACCAGAAAGAGTGCTCTTGAGAAGGTTGCGGCAATAACGAGTCATATTGGGTACCCAGATGAACTTCTGGATGATTCAAAATTAGAAGaattttacgaaaaactaaaacttGACGAAAATTCATCTTACCTAGAGAATATTCTGGATGTGAACTTATTTAACAAAGAATATTTATTCAGTCAATTAAGAAAACAAGTAAACAAGACACATTGGGTATCATATGCCGACGTAGCTGTTATTAATGCGCGTTATTATCCATTTCAGAACAGTATGagtaagtataattaatttggAATCACTAACTTCTatgaattatatataaacttatattattgttattttaaacaggTTTCACAGCTGGTATCTTTCAAGACGCTTTGTTTAACATTGACCGAccaaaatatctaaattatggTGCTATTGGATTTGTAATTGGTCATGAAATTTCCCACGGCTTCGATGATATTGGAAGAAAGTTTGATAAAGATGGTAATGTGGTAAATTGGTGGGCATCATCAACTGAGAAGAATTATCTCAATAAAGTCGATTGTATAATTAAACAGTACGGTAATTATACAATAGAAGAAATTAAAATGAAggtaagaaaataattatttttatacattttaagttTGCGTAGGCATTTTtcacttataattaatattttatttatttttttagataaatGGAATAAACACCCAAGGCGAGAATATCGCTGACATTGTAGGCATGAAAACATCATATTTAGCTTACACAGAGTGGGCTAAACAAAATAAGCCAGAGCCAGTGCTTCCTGGAGTTCCGTACACGCCAAAACAATTGTACTGGATTAATGCCGCAAACACATTTTGTTCTGTGATCCGACCTGAAGAATTGAAACGGATAGTCAGTTTTAATGCCCACAGTCCACTGGAGTTCCGTATACGTGGACCGATGTCAAATTTAAAAGAATTTgcaaatgattttaattgcccCTTAGACTCACCAATGAATCCACAACATAAATGCGTCGTATGGTAATCATTTAAGGTGGTTCGGACGCTACATATAATGCATGCTATTgctgtatttttattgtgctAGTGTTGTCTCTTTCACAAACTATTGTCATCTTACTTGTACGTATGGTTTTGTCATAGGCCTCGATTTTTCCCatcaagatatttttaaaacccTTTGTCAGAATTTTTTCTCTTAGTTTCCACATAATCTATAAGAAtcgatttatataaaaaatagttttttgtttgttttatcttTAGTaggtttgttatttattatttaaaatatatgagCCCTCGCAATATTTAGTATAGGGAAGTATAGTGACTGCATGGAAAAAgttcaatttttaataattaattacgcaAAAACTTTTCGTCAGAtctttttcaaaaaattaatttaaacgtatttaatattcatttataacatattaaaaatttagatttttatctTTACATTGCCTTCATGTCCGAACCACCTTAAActcaaattatatttaagttataGTGACTGTTTGAtgttaaacataattaattgtTACCATTATATTCAGAGATCTAAATTTTGATAATAGTATAAGAAGTATTTGCTCATTGTAAGATATTTTGTAATGTCTGTATCGTgtatatatgttttaatataccactattagaatttttaataaatggtGTAGTACAAATTTTGAACACTGTAtctcatattttaaaatttcctaagtgttaattttaattataaattatgtgtaAATATATAAGATTATAATGCATATTATAAGCTATTTATTAGACGTTTCGCCGTCTTTATAAAAGATATAGTCAAAGTTATAGTGCTGAAGTGATTTAAATACTTACTTCTAGAAGACTTCGACCAGTTCTTATCGGCCGGTCCACTACTCTCCAAGGCAGAGTATTCAGCATCCACTCCATCTCTTCTATACCAATATCCCAGAGGACAACGAGCAGAGGGTCCAAGAAAGGTAAATCCATCATCGTGTCCCCTGTGACCATCGGGCGGGGGATGAACGGCAAGTCCTTTAATTCTTGGGGTCCCAGCAGGTGTGCGTTATGATAAAGCCTGACTCCATGAAGGATCAGATCATCTTCGGTCAGGCCGTTGACGTTTGAGTCAATAAAAGGCTGGCGAAAGCTCAAATCGTCAAAGATCACCGTATTCATAAGATAGCGGTAGTAATTCGTGGGACGATTTTCTGTAGCTTCAGTCTCATTTCCTTGGAACTGACTCGAAGTAGGAGTGGGAGTGACTGCTCTAGATGGTGCTGGAGCTCTAGTAGATTCTGTATCACCTTCTTCTTCAATTTGAGGCACCGGAGCACTTCGACTTCGCTTGGGTAGTAACTCAACAAGATTTCGCTTGAGTTTTCTTCTTTTCCTTGAGGGTCCTGCTTCATATTCGGAGCTCGTAAGCCCGATAACTGATATATGATTTTGTTGGTACATTTCGCAACGTTGAAACCACTTTTCGATGTGACGACTGTCTGCCATTGTATCGAACCCACGACTGAAATTGTTTACAATTCTGATGATATTTAAGGCGGTTGTCAGAGGTGAATTGAAGTATTCCATACACCTAAATATTATATCACGTCTAAATATAAAGTGCAGCTAAATTGGTGACGCACCGAACTGAGCACTGGCGTGGGCTTTTGTGATTTTAAATTGTGTCTGCAGTGCGAAAACAAGATAAATATGCATGTGATTGCAAAGTGATTTTTATCACTACTATTGAAGGTTATTGAAGTTTTTTATGAGAAAGACATATTTATCGTATTGACTTTTATGATAAAGAAAAAGTCGTTAGTGCATCGAACTACTATTGCAACAAgtgtttttaatgttaattatctatataaatttattttataatcatattaaaaacatgttaaacaataaaaaaataaacttataatttgtttttttattaatagtttctttgaaacagtttttaaatatataataatatatttatatataatccCTCTCTTCTAttactaataaaaaacaaataattttgaaatatttcttctaacaaataaacaaacagtTATTATCATTACCAACATTATCTTAATACCCTAGATTACAAATTGCAGTTTCATGTGTATCAGCCTTAAGCCTTAAGGCGAAGTTTGAGCAAACATTCGATAGGACTATTAGTATTACtctaattatttattgaaatcacAAACCTTGACTCGTAgtaagtattataaaaaaacatacgtaATATAGAGAAGTGAATAACCTAAACAAAGTGCAATTTTGTTTGTAAACATAGAACCGGTCCAAGGAAAATGAACTCAAGTCGCCGTCGCCGAGCtacaaaactacaaaaaaatggaCTCGGTATTCTTCTTATTTTTCTTACGGGTAAATAATATTACTGATAAGTATATCGGTTCTATTCCTGATCAGAAATCTGAAACTTCTTTATCACCAGGGACaacctgcaaaaaaaaataatttaagaaacAGCCGACAGATGCCGCATCTAGAAATATGACGCTCCTAGTTTGTAGTTAGTGTTATCGCAATTTTTCACGTGGTATCTCTTCTAATATATTCAAAGCAAATTGAATATTTGGGATCAGTGACGGAGTCAAGTGTATTCAAACATTTGATAAGCTAATTGATTTATTAAGATAACAATTACTTACGTGATAACACGAGTCCTTAGTAAGCACACAGGCTCCATTTTGACGCGACGAATTTCCGAGGGTCCAGGATCACTTCCgctggttatttcgatgttattattgttttcatCAACGTGGGGAATTATTTCATAGACATTATCTTCAGTGATTTGTCTGCAATGAAGACCAAAGGATTAGTCAAAGATAGTTGAAGAGATTTGTAGGttagattttgattttgattaaaAGAAATGGTACTTACTCGTTTAAAAGCTGACATACAAATGGAAAGCCCAAAAAGTTTCTTATCAACCTTACGGGAACCTTGTTTATGATAATGACAGGACTGTTATGTTGACTGGTTTCTATTATCCTTCTCACAGCACGCAGAAAAAAGTTCTCCATGCCCTGAATTGGCCAAGACAGCGGAACTAAAATGTCCGCCGCGAGCTGGATGTATTCCATAGGAACAAATTGTTGTTCCATagttactaattaaataaaacgaccAGCTTGGACCAGGTTgagattttaaatacaattcaaGAGTGATATCTTCAGGTCATCAATTAATGTAAG
This Cydia pomonella isolate Wapato2018A unplaced genomic scaffold, ilCydPomo1 PGA_scaffold_61, whole genome shotgun sequence DNA region includes the following protein-coding sequences:
- the LOC133534150 gene encoding neprilysin-2-like, whose protein sequence is MGHLFNRISWLYGDCLRKQGVCYKVQVSAKYIRIDWMDEKTRKSALEKVAAITSHIGYPDELLDDSKLEEFYEKLKLDENSSYLENILDVNLFNKEYLFSQLRKQVNKTHWVSYADVAVINARYYPFQNSMSFTAGIFQDALFNIDRPKYLNYGAIGFVIGHEISHGFDDIGRKFDKDGNVVNWWASSTEKNYLNKVDCIIKQYGNYTIEEIKMKINGINTQGENIADIVGMKTSYLAYTEWAKQNKPEPVLPGVPYTPKQLYWINAANTFCSVIRPEELKRIVSFNAHSPLEFRIRGPMSNLKEFANDFNCPLDSPMNPQHKCVVW